The following are encoded in a window of Impatiens glandulifera chromosome 5, dImpGla2.1, whole genome shotgun sequence genomic DNA:
- the LOC124938104 gene encoding rab GTPase-activating protein 22-like isoform X2: MWRDHGTPADSFYQVRPEYTDDVPKTKFKIKAGKTLSVRKWQSAFNSEGYLDMSRTLSRIQRGGIHPSIRGEVWEFLLGCFDPRSTFDERDQIRERRRAKYALLKEECRKMFPLVGSGKFVTAPILTEDGEPVKDPIVLQQTNLHKGPGDSSQENGRPSLGLTMVKENDKRIIEWKLTLHQIGLDVFRTDRTLVFYEKQMNLAKLWDILAVYSWFDGDVGYCQGMSDLCSPMIMLLQDEADAFWCFERLMRRLRGNFRCTESSVGVEVQLSNLASITQVIDPKLHQHLETLGGGNYLFAFRMLMVLFRREFSFGDSLYLWEMMWALEYDPDLFFMYEKDPNSGKGDGSRERGKSTRQCGKFEREALKNGSKMGGNPLPISIFLVASVLKDKSSKLLTEARGLDDVVKILNDMTGNLDARKACVEALKLHKKYLKKAKQT, encoded by the exons ATGTGGAGAGACCATGGAACTCCTGCTGATTCATTTTATCAAGTCCGCCCTGAATACACTGATGATGTTCCTAAAACCAAATTCAAAATCAAG GCTGGAAAAACTTTAAGTGTGCGTAAATGGCAGTCTGCCTTCAATTCAGAAGGCTATTTGGATATGAGTAGGACACTAAGTCGAATCCAGCGTGGG GGTATCCATCCATCAATTAGAGGGGAAGTTTGGGAATTTCTACTTGGTTGTTTTGATCCTAGAAGCACATTTGACGAACGGGATCAAATTCGTGAACGTAGACG TGCAAAATATGCGTTGTTGAAAGAAGAGTGCCGTAAAATGTTTCCCCTTGTTGGAAGTGGTAAGTTTGTGACCGCCCCTATACTTACTGAGGATGGAGAACCTGTTAAAGATCCTATAGTTCTTCAGCAAACAAATCTACACAAGGGACCAGGCGATTCTTCTCAAGAAAATG GAAGACCATCATTAGGTTTAACAATGGTGAAAGAGAATGACAAAAGGATAATAGAGTGGAAGCTCACATTACATCAAATAG GTCTCGACGTGTTTCGAACTGACAGGACTTTAGTTTTCTATGAGAAACAAATGAATTTGGCAAAACTTTGGGATATTTTAGCTGTGTATTCATGGTTTGATGGAGATGTTGGTTATTGTCAAG GAATGAGTGATCTTTGCTCTCCGATGATAATGCTTCTCCAAGATGAAGCAGATGCGTTTTGGTGCTTTGAACGGTTAATGCGCAGATTG CGAGGAAACTTCCGATGCACGGAGAGCTCTGTTGGGGTGGAAGTGCAGCTCAGTAATTTGGCTTCAATAACACAGGTTATTGATCCAAAGCTTCATCAGCATctgg AGACCCTTGGTGGAGGCAATTATCTATTTGCTTTCAGAATGCTGATGGTTTTGTTTCGCAGAGAATTCTCTTTTGGCGATTCTCTATATCTTTGGGAG ATGATGTGGGCTCTGGAATATGATCCTGACTTATTCTTCATGTATGAGAAGGATCCCAACTCGGGAAAAGGAGATGGATCGAGAGAGAGAGGAAAATCGACACGACAGTGCGGGAAATTCGAGAGGGAAGCCTTGAAGAATGGGTCAAAAATGGGGGGAAATCCTCTCCCAATCTCTATCTTTCTTGTTGCAAGTGTATTGAAAGATAAAAGCTCAAAATTGTTAACAGAAGCTCGTGGCCTTGATGATGTTGTTAAG atATTGAATGACATGACAGGAAATTTGGATGCTAGAAAAGCTTGTGTTGAAGCATTGAAACTTCacaagaaatatttgaaaaag GCAAAGCAAACTTGA
- the LOC124938293 gene encoding septum-promoting GTP-binding protein 1-like: MGRATGAGDKETAGKMTQLSKRVVGMNIRWNIIDRISNFRRLFRFIWDRILVCSTGKQERHYRRLSLRPPPTNDRINEIQEPEEPTATATSSGYSSDSDLVSLKICILGDCDIGKTSFVVKYVGNERRNKGLEMKGLNLMDKTLFVRGARIAFRIWDVGGDRMSLNHVPIACKGAVAILFMFDLTSRCTLNSVIGWYTQARKWNQEAILILIGTKFDEFVCLPPDLQWTIITQARATARAMNATLFFSSSRHNINVNKIFKFITAKLFNLSWTVERNLTLGEPIIDF; encoded by the exons ATGGGTCGTGCCACCGGCGCCGGTGACAAAGAAACCGCCGGAAAGATGACGCAACTCAGCAAGAGAGTAGTCGGAATGAACATCCGATGGAACATCATCGACAGAATCTCTAATTTCCGCCGTTTATTCAGATTTATTTGGGACAGAATTCTTGTTTGCTCCACCGGAAAACAAGAACGTCATTACCGCCGACTATCCCTCCGACCGCCGCCGACAAACGACCGGATAAATGAGATTCAGGAACCAGAAGAACCGACGGCGACGGCGACCTCAAGTGGGTATTCGTCTGATTCGGATTTAGTCTCCTTGAAAATTTGTATTCTTGGTGATTGCGATATTGGGAAAACAAGTTTCGTG GTAAAATATGTTGGGaatgaaagaagaaacaaaggTTTGGAAATGAAGGGATTGAATTTGATGGACAAGACATTGTTTGTACGAGGAGCAAGAATTGCATTTAGAATATGGGACGTTGGAG GTGATCGCATGTCGCTGAATCATGTGCCAATTGCTTGCAAAGGAGCGGTAGCGATCTTGTTCATGTTTGATCTTACAAGTCGTTGTACCCTTAATag TGTTATTGGTTGGTATACTCAAGCAAGGAAATGGAATcag GAagcaattttgattttaattggGACTAAGTTTGATGAATTTGTTTGCCTTCCACCGGATTTGCAATGGACTATTATTACCCAG GCAAGAGCAACTGCAAGAGCTATGAATGCAACACTATTCTTTTCGAGTTCAAGACACAATATCAATGTTAACAAGATCTTCAAATTCATAACCGCCAAGCTCTTTAACCTTTCATGGACAGTCGAGAGGAACTTGACTCTTGGAGAACCCATCATTGATTTCTAG
- the LOC124938294 gene encoding chromatin structure-remodeling complex protein BSH produces MKHHWAAASSAAKNPIKFRIPTADNLVPIRLDIEIDGQRYRDAFTWNPYDPDSEVVIFAKRTVKDLKLPPAFVTQIAQSIQSQLAEFRSNEGQDMYTGEKIVPIKLDLRVNHTLIKDQFLWDLNNFESDPEEFARTFCKDLGIDEPEVGPAVAFSIREQLYEIAMQTVASTRETRVHKKSRRGFEYVPPSKTSGPAVDLVKLFGSRASVVRKRKEWDVYEPIVDILSNEEVDALEAREEKNAR; encoded by the exons ATGAAACACCACTGGGCCGCGGCATCGTCTGCAGCCAAGAATCCGATAAAGTTCAGGAT TCCAACCGCCGATAATCTAGTTCCAATTCGTTTAGATATCGAAATTGATGGCCAAAGATATAGAGATGCTTTTACATGGAATCCCTATG ATCCAGATTCTGAAGTTGTGATCTTTGCGAAAAGGACGGTTAAAGATTTGAAACTTCCACCAGCATTTGTTACCCAGATCGCCCAATCGATTCAa TCTCAGCTGGCAGAGTTTCGATCTAATGAAGGACAAGATATGTACACTGGAGAAAAGATTGTTCCAATTAAG CTTGATCTTCGAGTAAATCATACTCTTATAAAAGACCAGTTCTTATGG GATTTGAACAATTTCGAGAGTGATCCTGAAGAATTTGCGAGAACCTTCTGCAAAGATTTGGGAATTGACGAGCCTGAAGTTGGA CCTGCAGTTGCATTCTCAATTAGGGAACAACTCTATGAg ATAGCAATGCAGACTGTAGCTTCAACAAGGGAAACAAGAGTACACAAGAAAAGCCGCAGAGGCTTCGAATATGTTCCCCCGAG TAAAACCAGTGGACCAGCAGTGGACTTGGTAAAGTTATTTGGTAGCAGAGCAAGTGTGGTAAG gaaAAGAAAAGAGTGGGATGTATATGAGCCTATTGTTGATATATTATCAAATGAAGAAGTGGATGCCCTAGAAGCTAGAGAAGAGAAGAATGCTCGATGA
- the LOC124938104 gene encoding rab GTPase-activating protein 22-like isoform X1 yields the protein MWRDHGTPADSFYQVRPEYTDDVPKTKFKIKAGKTLSVRKWQSAFNSEGYLDMSRTLSRIQRGGIHPSIRGEVWEFLLGCFDPRSTFDERDQIRERRRAKYALLKEECRKMFPLVGSGKFVTAPILTEDGEPVKDPIVLQQTNLHKGPGDSSQENAGRPSLGLTMVKENDKRIIEWKLTLHQIGLDVFRTDRTLVFYEKQMNLAKLWDILAVYSWFDGDVGYCQGMSDLCSPMIMLLQDEADAFWCFERLMRRLRGNFRCTESSVGVEVQLSNLASITQVIDPKLHQHLETLGGGNYLFAFRMLMVLFRREFSFGDSLYLWEMMWALEYDPDLFFMYEKDPNSGKGDGSRERGKSTRQCGKFEREALKNGSKMGGNPLPISIFLVASVLKDKSSKLLTEARGLDDVVKILNDMTGNLDARKACVEALKLHKKYLKKAKQT from the exons ATGTGGAGAGACCATGGAACTCCTGCTGATTCATTTTATCAAGTCCGCCCTGAATACACTGATGATGTTCCTAAAACCAAATTCAAAATCAAG GCTGGAAAAACTTTAAGTGTGCGTAAATGGCAGTCTGCCTTCAATTCAGAAGGCTATTTGGATATGAGTAGGACACTAAGTCGAATCCAGCGTGGG GGTATCCATCCATCAATTAGAGGGGAAGTTTGGGAATTTCTACTTGGTTGTTTTGATCCTAGAAGCACATTTGACGAACGGGATCAAATTCGTGAACGTAGACG TGCAAAATATGCGTTGTTGAAAGAAGAGTGCCGTAAAATGTTTCCCCTTGTTGGAAGTGGTAAGTTTGTGACCGCCCCTATACTTACTGAGGATGGAGAACCTGTTAAAGATCCTATAGTTCTTCAGCAAACAAATCTACACAAGGGACCAGGCGATTCTTCTCAAGAAAATG CAGGAAGACCATCATTAGGTTTAACAATGGTGAAAGAGAATGACAAAAGGATAATAGAGTGGAAGCTCACATTACATCAAATAG GTCTCGACGTGTTTCGAACTGACAGGACTTTAGTTTTCTATGAGAAACAAATGAATTTGGCAAAACTTTGGGATATTTTAGCTGTGTATTCATGGTTTGATGGAGATGTTGGTTATTGTCAAG GAATGAGTGATCTTTGCTCTCCGATGATAATGCTTCTCCAAGATGAAGCAGATGCGTTTTGGTGCTTTGAACGGTTAATGCGCAGATTG CGAGGAAACTTCCGATGCACGGAGAGCTCTGTTGGGGTGGAAGTGCAGCTCAGTAATTTGGCTTCAATAACACAGGTTATTGATCCAAAGCTTCATCAGCATctgg AGACCCTTGGTGGAGGCAATTATCTATTTGCTTTCAGAATGCTGATGGTTTTGTTTCGCAGAGAATTCTCTTTTGGCGATTCTCTATATCTTTGGGAG ATGATGTGGGCTCTGGAATATGATCCTGACTTATTCTTCATGTATGAGAAGGATCCCAACTCGGGAAAAGGAGATGGATCGAGAGAGAGAGGAAAATCGACACGACAGTGCGGGAAATTCGAGAGGGAAGCCTTGAAGAATGGGTCAAAAATGGGGGGAAATCCTCTCCCAATCTCTATCTTTCTTGTTGCAAGTGTATTGAAAGATAAAAGCTCAAAATTGTTAACAGAAGCTCGTGGCCTTGATGATGTTGTTAAG atATTGAATGACATGACAGGAAATTTGGATGCTAGAAAAGCTTGTGTTGAAGCATTGAAACTTCacaagaaatatttgaaaaag GCAAAGCAAACTTGA
- the LOC124938103 gene encoding probable galacturonosyltransferase 12, translated as MQLHISPSLRHVTLLPTKGVKDFIKVKVASRKVSYPMIFYSLIFFTFLIRFLFVLTSIDNIDGQTRCSTLGCLGKKTKLFPTNSDIAKVPEVIYKILEEPATDNDNDNDDEKPQTLEDFVAEMKKERADARTFASRLRDMVTQLEQNTRKAKIQEYLYRHVASSSIPKQLHCLALKLADEHSTNAKARLQLPSAQLVPSLVDNSLFHFVLASDNILAASVVVKSLVQNCLNPNKIVVHIITDRKTYSPMQAWFSLHPLNPAIIEVKGLHHFDWFTKGKVPVLEAMEKDQKLRSQFRGGSSAIIANNTEKPRIIAAKLQALSPKYNSLMNHIRIHLPELFPSLDKIVFLDDDIVVQTDLTPLWDIDMNGKVNGAVETCRGEDKFVMSKRFKSYLNFSHPLIAENFNPNECAWAYGMNIFDLEAWRKTNISRTYHYWLEQNLKSDLSLWQLGTLPPGLIAFNGYLHVIDSFWHMLGLGYQDNTSMEDAERAGVIHFNGRAKPWLDIAFPQFKSLWTKYVNFTDKFIKSCHIRASS; from the exons ATGCAGCTTCACATATCTCCAAGTTTAAGACATGTCACTCTTCTCCCCACAAAAGGTGTTAAAGATTTCATCAAAGTTAAAGTTGCCTCCAGGAAGGTTTCCTATCCTATGATCTTCTATTCCCTCATCTTCTTCACTTTTCTTATCCGCTTCTTGTTCGTCTTAACCTCCATTGATAACATAGATGGCCAAACAAGATGTTCAACTCTTG GATGCCTAGGGAAGAAAACTAAACTTTTTCCCACAAATTCTGATATTGCTAAAGTCCCAGaagtaatatataaaattctagAGGAACCCGCAACTGATAATGATAATGACAATGACGATGAAAAGCCGCAAACATTGGAGGATTTTGTAGCggaaatgaaaaaagaaagagCAGACGCAAGAACATTTGCTAGCAGGCTAAGAGATATGGTAACTCAACTTGAGCAGAATACGAGAAAAGCCAAAATTCAAGAATACCTATATCGACATGTAGCATCCAGCAGCATTCCTAAACAGCTACATTGTCTTGCTCTAAAGCTAGCTGATGAGCATTCCACAAACGCAAAAGCTCGTCTCCAGCTACCCTCAGCCCAATTAGTTCCTTCTCTTGTTGATAACTCGCTCTTCCATTTTGTACTTGCTTCCGACAACATTTTAGCAGCCTCTGTTGTGGTGAAATCTCTTGTTCAAAATTGTCTGAATCCTAACAAAATAGTAGTGCACATAATCACAGACAGGAAAACATACTCTCCTATGCAAGCATGGTTCTCCTTGCACCCTTTGAATCCAGCTATTATTGAAGTGAAGGGGTTGCATCATTTTGACTGGTTCACAAAAGGAAAGGTCCCTGTATTGGAAGCTATGGAGAAAGATCAGAAACTCAGGTCACAATTCAGAGGTGGGTCTTCTGCAATTATTGCAAACAACACTGAGAAACCTCGGATCATTGCTGCAAAGTTACAAGCACTTAGTCCAAAGTACAATTCACTGATGAACCATATAAGGATACATCTCCCTGAG CTGTTTCCGAGTCTTGATAAAATTGTATTTCTAGACGACGACATTGTGGTTCAAACTGATCTTACACCACTGTGGGATATTGACATGAATGGAAAAGTAAATGGAGCTGTGGAAACATGCAGAGGAGAAGATAAGTTTGTAATGTCGAAGCGATTCAAGAGCTATTTGAACTTCTCACATCCTTTGATTGCTGAGAATTTTAATCCTAATGAATGTGCTTGGGCCTATGGGATGAACATCTTTGATCTAGAGGCATGGAGGAAGACAAACATAAGTCGCACCTATCATTACTGGCTCGAACAG AATTTGAAGTCCGACTTGAGTTTGTGGCAGCTGGGGACATTGCCGCCTGGTCTAATTGCATTTAATGGTTATTTACATGTTATTGATTCGTTCTGGCACATGCTAGGCCTAGGATACCAAGATAATACAAGTATGGAAGATGCAGAAAGAGCTGGTGTAATACATTTCAATGGAAGAGCAAAGCCATGGCTAGATATAGCCTTCCCACAGTTTAAGTCACTTTGGACCAAGTATGTGAACTTTACTGATAAGTTCATCAAGAGCTGTCATATTAGAGCATCCTCATAA
- the LOC124938389 gene encoding protein disulfide isomerase-like 5-4 — MVSTHRLKSVDFYRKIPRDLTEASLSGAGLSIIAAISMMLLFGMELNDYLTSSTSTSVVVDRSADGEFLRIDFNISFPALSCEFASIDVSDVLGTNRLNITKTVRKYPIDKNLKPTGSEFHSGPVSRDVKHDDDDDEEYAEGSVTLNAHQFDIMSHRHPILVVNFFAPWCYWSNRLKPSWEKAAKIMRERYDPETDGRILIGKVDCTEESALCKGHHIQGYPSIRIFRKGSDLREDNSHHEHESYYGDRDTESLVKAMENLIATIPLESKKLALGEKPSNSTDVVKRPVPPVGGCRIEGFVRVKKVPGNLVVAARSGAHSFDASQMNMSHIITHLMFGKTVSSEVLSNIKKWSPYLGVSRDRLSGKMYMTHTGDSNANVTIEHYIQVVKTEVVTFRYSREHTLVEEYEYTAHSSLVHSLDIPVAKFHFEPSPMQVLITETRKSFSHFITNVCAIIGGVFTVAGILDAILHNTVRLVKKVELGKNF, encoded by the exons ATGGTTTCAACTCACAGGCTGAAATCCGTTGATTTTTATCG AAAAATTCCTAGAGATTTGACGGAGGCATCCCTATCAGGTGCTGGGTTATCTATTATAGCTGCAATTTCAATGATGCTTCTGTTTGGAATG GAACTAAATGATTATTTGACTTCCAGCACCTCTACATCTGTAGTTGTTGATAGGAGCGCTGACGGGGAGTTTTTGCGCATTGATTTTAACATTAG TTTTCCAGCACTTTCATGTGAATTTGCCTCCATTGACGTGAGTGATGTCCTGGGAACT AACAGGTTGAATATTACAAAAACTGTCCGTAAGTACCCCatagataaaaatttaaagCCTACAGGCTCTGAGTTCCATTCTGGACCAGTTTCAAGAGATGTTAAGCATGAcgacgatgatgatgaagagtATGCTGAAGGTTCTGTTACACTAAATGCACATCAATTTGACATAATGTCACATAG GCACCCTATTTTGGTTGTCAATTTCTTTGCTCCTTGGTGTTACTGGAGTAACCGCCTG AAACCTTCGTGGGAGAAAGCAGCAAAAATTATGCGAGAAAG ATACGACCCAGAAACTGATGGCCGGATACTTATTGGGAAGGTTGATTGTACTGAAGAAAGTGCACTTTGCAAAGG GCATCACATACAAGGGTATCCATCCATAAGGATTTTCCGTAAAGGAAGCGATCTTAG GGAGGACAACAGTCACCATGAACATGAATCATACTATGGAGATCGAGATACTGAGAGCTTGGTCAAA GCTATGGAAAACTTGATTGCGACTATTCCATTGGAGTCCAAGAAGCTAGCTTTAGGGGAGAAACCTAGCAATTCGACAGATGTTGTTAAAAGACCAGTACCACCAGTTGGAGGATGTAGAATTGAAGGTTTTGTGCGTGTAAAGAAG GTTCCAGGGAACCTTGTAGTTGCAGCGCGTTCAGGAGCCCATTCCTTTGATGCTTCTCAGATGAACATGTCTCACATAATTACCCATTTAAtgtttggaaaaacggtttctTCTGAAGTACTGAGTAACATTAAAAAGTGGTCACCTTACCTGGGAGTGAGTCGTGATAGATTGAGCGGTAAGATGTACATGACTCACACTGGTGATTCAAATGCAAACGTCACT ATTGAGCATTATATTCAAGTAGTGAAGACAGAGGTGGTAACATTCAGATACTCGCGTGAACATACACTAGTTGAAGAATACGAGTATACAGCTCACAGTAGTTTAGTACACAGTCTTGATATCCCTGTTGCAAAATTCCATTTTGAACCATCTCCAATGCAG GTCCTAATAACAGAAACCCGTAAATCATTTTCACATTTCATAACAAATGTATGTGCTATTATTGGAGGTGTTTTCACG GTTGCTGGGATATTGGATGCCATTCTTCACAACACAGTGAGGCTGGTGAAAAAAGTTGAACTTGGGAAGAATTTTTGA
- the LOC124939024 gene encoding serine/threonine-protein kinase MHK-like has product MRQEGCVISDANFYLCTEDRCYASLPFCSSYLNVIPSPLVYSFIVLLLQDYISSLLMFFLQSLRRLNHPNIIKLKEIVRENNELFFVFEYMEYNLYQIMRDRQNPFSEKEIRDLMYQVLEGLAHMHKNGYFHRDLKPENLLVTNQIIKMADFGLAREVSSVPPFTEYVSTRWYRAPEVLLQSPLYTPSVDMWAVGAILAELFTLCPIFPGESEADQLYKICCVLGKPDWTTFPEARNVFLLANLCYSEVIFFSF; this is encoded by the exons atgcgtcaagaaGGATGCGTCATCTCGGATGCAAACTTTTACCTCTGTACAGAAGATAGATGTTATGCATCTTTACCTTTTTGCTCCTCTTATTTAAATGTCATTCCTTCCCCTCTTGTATATAGTTTCATAGTGTTACTTCTGCAGGATTATATTTCATCTCTCTTGATGTTCTTTTTGCAGTCACTTCGCAGATTGAATCATCCTAACATCATAAAGCTGAAGGAGATTGTCAGAGAGAACAATGAACTTTTCTTCGTATTTGAGTACATG GAGTATAATCTATATCAGATTATGCGAGACAGGCAAAATCCTTTTTCAGAGAAAGAAATTAGAGATCTCATGTATCAGGTTCTTGAAGGACTAGCTCATATGCATAAAAATGGGTATTTTCACCGTGATTTGAAACCAG AGAACCTGTTGGTTACCAATCAGATTATAAAAATGGCTGACTTTGGACTGGCTCGGGAAGTATCATCAGTGCCACCCTTTACTGAGTATGTCTCCACACGCTG GTACCGAGCGCCCGAAGTCTTGCTGCAATCCCCATTATATACTCCATCCGTTG ACATGTGGGCTGTTGGCGCAATACTAGCTGAACTATTCACTTTGTGTCCCATTTTCCCGGGAGAAAG TGAGGCAGATCAATTGTACAAGATTTGCTGTGTTCTGGGTAAGCCAGATTGGACTACATTTCCTGAAGCAAGGAACGTTTTTCTATTAGCTAATCTTTGTTATTCTGaggtaatatttttttccttttaa
- the LOC124940400 gene encoding F-box/LRR-repeat protein At4g14103-like, which produces MDESTCGDEDRISNLPNCILNNILSLLPTKDAVSTSALSSKWKCQWTSLTSFDFDDSILYPSNANYSVEVIRFMNFVERVLLLRDNFNIKKFRLSCRVPDNAARVNAWISAATRHKTEELDICLFVDSSLVLPRSVFNSEVLQTLKIEMSCSLILPDSISFPCLKTLQISLAIFVDEESTQNLFSSCPVLENLVILECEWMYLKKTTFSIPTLKSLVIEDLPYFGGSTGGCVITVDAPNLLFLEYSGLLLNEVRTCDVPSSLEKTFIHIPRLCNEQEEFDRRAVGFLRNLKSAKSMKMSNATVKSLFFAGSNLNRLPMFQNLTYLVLSMAIDFSFQAMMDFLDCAPNLESLVFSEGFSLFQPFSDNSHIIKVPKCFVSSLKEVHINNFYWLDEVIWFLSYLLKNAAVLEHMYILCSKYPPVEDLEKQNDIKNHLQLLAKARARSCTITIV; this is translated from the exons ATGGATGAATCTACATGTGGAGATGAAGATAGAATCAGCAATCTTCCCAACTGCATTCTAAATAACATCCTCTCACTTCTTCCTACAAAGGATGCAGTTAGCACATCTGCTTTATCTTCAAAATGGAAATGTCAATGGACCTCATTGACCAGTTTTGACTTCGATGATTCAATATTGTATCCGAGCAATGCAAATTATTCGGTTGAAGTGATTCGTTTCATGAATTTTGTAGAAAGGGTACTTCTGCTCCGTGATAATTTCAACATAAAAAAGTTTCGCCTCTCTTGTCGGGTTCCTGACAATGCTGCACGTGTAAATGCATGGATCTCTGCAGCTACTAGGCATAAGACTGAAGAGCTCGATATTTGCCTCTTTGTTGATTCATCACTTGTGCTGCCGCGATCCGTTTTTAACAGTGAAGTACTCCAAACACTGAAAATAGAAATGAGTTGTTCGCTTATCCTTCCTGATTCTATTTCATTTCCATGTCTTAAAACCTTGCAAATAAGTCTTGCTATATTTGTGGACGAGGAGTCAACTCAAAATCTATTCTCTTCCTGCCCAGTTCTCGAGAATTTGGTTATACTAGAATGTGAATGGATGTATTTGAAGAAGACAACATTTTCTATTCCCACACTGAAGAGCTTGGTAATTGAAGATCTTCCATATTTTGGAGGGTCAACAGGCGGATGTGTGATCACAGTGGATGCCCCAAATCTACTATTTCTAGAATACAGTGGCTTGCTCTTAAATGAAGTTCGCACATGTGATGTACCTTCTTCACTAGAGAAAACATTTATTCACATTCCTCGTCTATGCAACGAACAAGAGGAATTTGACCGTCGTGCAGTTGGGTTCCTTAGAAACCTAAAGAGTGCTAAATCTATGAAGATGTCTAATGCCACTGTCAAG TCTTTATTTTTTGCAGGCAGTAATTTAAACCGTCTTCCCATGTTTCAGAACTTGACATATCTAGTTTTGAGTATGGCAATTGACTTCTCTTTCCAAGCAATGATGGACTTTCTTGACTGTGCACCAAACCTTGAATCGCTTGTTTTCTCAGAG GGATTTAGTCTCTTTCAGCCTTTTTCGGACAATAGTCATATCATAAAAGTGCCAAAATGTTTCGTTTCTAGCCTTAAAGAAGTTCACATCAATAACTTTTACTGGCTTGATGAAGTAATATGGTTTCTTTCTTATTTGCTTAAGAATGCAGCAGTTCTGGAGCATATGTATATACTTTGTTCTAAATATCCACCTGTGGAGGATCTTGAAAAgcaaaatgacataaaaaacCACCTACAACTGCTAGCAAAAGCCAGAGCCAGAAGCTGTACCATAACAATTGTGTAA